The sequence GGCCGACCATGTCGATGTATTTGCGGGCGATCGGTGCGCGTTCGGCTTTTGGCATGCCGCGCATTTTCAGGCCGAATTCGACGTTTTCCTATACCGTGCGCCAAGGAAAAAGTGCGTACTGCTGAAAGAGTATCCAGCGCTCAAGTAGGCGCAAGCAGAGGTCCGTCACCAGGACCGTGAAACTGATCAGAACCATGCCGAGCACGACGGTGTCGGTCTGGAAGAACTCTTTGCCGTTCATGATCATGAAGCCAAGGCCTTCCTTGGATGCCACCAGCTCCGCGGAGATGACGCAGGTCCAGGACAGTCCCAGGATGATCTTCATTCCGGAGATGATTTGAGGTAGGCAACCCGGAAAAAGTACTTCCCGCATAATCTGCCAGCGATTCGCACCCAGGTTGCGGGCGGCGCGCACCAGCAGCGGATCGATGCTGCGCGTGGCTTCCATCACGTAAAGCAACGCCGGGACGAAGGACCCCATGAAGACTATGCTGTACTTCTGCGTTTCGGTGATACCGAACCACAGCAGCGACAGCGGAATCCAGCTCATGGAAGGCAGCGGCCGCAAGAAGGAAATGATGGGGTCGAACACCGAGCGCGCCACGCGCGATGTGCCCAGCAGGATTCCCAGTGGGATGGCGACGACGATGGCGGCGATGAAGCCCACCATCACACGGCGCGCCGAAGCCAACACGTTGTAGAACAAGGCGCCTTGGTCGGACATCGACATGGCCCGGGCCAGGACTTGAGACGGCGCGGGCAGGAAAATGGGATCCACGGCGCCGCCTCGGCACAGCGCCTCCCACACCAGAAGAAAACCAATCAGAGACAGAACGCTGACCAGAATCAGCGAACGGCCTCCTTTGTTAGATTGCGTGGACATGCTTTGACTTCCGTAATCACAGGTACTTGGTCTGGACCCAGTCTTTGACCGTGGGTGCCTTGTCGATCTGCTTGAGCGAAACCAGCATGCCCGCCAGTTGCTGCATACCATTGACGAAATTGCCTGGGTCGACCATGAGGGCGTGCTGCTCTTTCTCGGTGTACCAGGTGGTCTGTGTGATGACGGCTTCCTGTTCTTGCTGGCTCAGGCCGGTGAGTTCGAGCAATACCTTGGCGGCCTCGGCGGGCGATTCGGTCATCATGGTGTTGGCCTGGAATACGGCAGTCAGGAATTTGTGCACGGCCTCCGGGTTCTCTTTGCCGATGCTGGCTCGTGTAAGAAGCACATCCGGACCTGGGGTGATGCCGTACTGCTTATACAGGGAGAACGCCGTGTCATCGAGCAACACCCGGGTGCCGGGGATGGCTTTGATGCGGTCGAACGCCGGGGTCCAGGCCACCACGGCCGCCTCGATTTGCTTGCCTTGGAAAGCAGCCAGCAGATTGGTCGCCGGCAGATTGATGATGGTGACATCTTTGTCGGGATTCAACCCCGCTTGCTGCAGCACGTCCAGCAGGAGCACGTGGGCGCTGGAGGCATAGGTCACGCCGATTTTCTTGCCCTTCAGGCCTGCCACATCGTTGACGTCCTCACGCACCAGTACGCCTTCAGCCCGGCCGAAATTGTTCGGCGTGGCAATTACCTGGAACTGGCGAGCGCCAGCGGCCATCAGCGCCAACGACGAAACCACGCCCGTGCCTGCCAGGTCGATATTGCCAGCCATGACGGCACCCATGCGATCCGACGAGGTCGCGAAGCTCTGCCAGACAATGTCCAGACCTTGCTTGTCGAACAGCCCGGTCTTGAGGGCGATATAGGCAGAATAGTGCCCCAGCCATCCTGATCCCCCGTAGGTCAGGCGTGTCTTGGCCGCTCGGGCAATCATAGGAAAGCCCATGGTGCTGGCGGCGGCAAGCGCGGTTGCGCGTTTCAACATGTCCCGACGATTCAATGCTGTATTCCCCTTGGTTTGAGCGCCTCGATGGCGCGAATGATGAAGCTGAACTGTCTCTCGGCCGGGGGTCAGCAGCGGGTTTATAAGCTGCGGCGATATAAAACATCGACTTCCCCTATCCTGCTTGCGGGCTAACCCTAGGGAGGCCGCCACCTAGCGGCGCAGGCTGCGCCACAAGGTGGCGCTGGGCAAGCGCAGTGCCGGGACGATTTCTTTGTCGTAGAGTGACTCCACCGCCACCAGAATCGCCTCACGTGCCTCATACGGGAGCCGGCCGGCCTCACTGGCGCGTGCAGCCAGATAGAAGCTGCGGCTATTGGGGATTTCGGCGCTGGTGGTCGGCAGCGTCAGAGGCAGGATCTTCAAGGTAGGCAGGAAGTGACGGCTCTGCCATAAGCACAAGGGTGTGCTGACAGCAAAGCCCAGGCCCGCGCTGACCAGGCTCAGCAGAGGGTCCGTATTGTCGAACTAAAAGGTGCGCTCGATGAAGATGCTGCGTGACTCGAGCAGGCGGTCGATCTCCGCGCCCATGAAGGACCGTGCGCTGTACCGTATGAATTGCGAGCGCCGGGCCAGCTCCGTCAGGCTGGTGCAATTCGTGCAGGCTCATCAGAAAGAAGGTCTTTTACCCCTGGGCTCTATGTCGGTGCCGTACTAAATCTGGGGGCAGCTCATTTTTGGCCTCACGTCAGACCCCGAAACCGCATGCCGACCGCGTATGCCTGCTTGGCAGACGCCAAAGCCGCCCGAAGGCGGCTTTGGCGTGCGCGGCGGCGGACTTACTTCTTGCGCTGCGGCGGCAGGTCGGTGCAGACGCCTTCGGCGACCTCGGCGGCCATGCCGACCGATTCGCCCAGGGTCGGGTGGGGGTGGATGGTCTTGGCGATGTCCACCACGTCGGCGCCCATTTCGACGGCCAGCGCGATTTCGCTGATGAGATCGCCCGCATGGGTGCCCACGATGCCGCCGCCCAGAATGCGGTGCGTCTCGGCATCGAACAGCAGCTTGGTGAAGCCTTCGTCGCGGCCATTGGCGATGGCGCGGCCCGAGGCGGCCCAAGGGAACACACCCTTCTCGACCTTGATGCCCTGCTTCTTGGCGTCATCCTCGGTCAGGCCCACCCAGGCCACTTCCGGATCGGTGTACGCCACCGAAGGAATGACGCGGGCGTCGAAGAAGGACTTCTGGCCGGCGCAGATTTCGGCCGCCACATGCCCCTCGTGCACGGCCTTGTGCGCAAGCATGGGCTGGCCCACGATGTCGCCGATGGCGAAGATGTGCGGCACATTGGTGCGCATCTGGCGATCCACCTCGATGAAGCCCCGGTCGGTCACGGCAATACCCGCCTTATCGGCGGCGATCTTCTTGCCATTGGGGCTGCGGCCCACGGCCTGCAATACCAGGTCGTAACGCTGCGGTTCCTTGGGTGCGCCTTCGCCCTCGAAGCTGACGTAGATGCCGTCCGCGCGCGCCTCGGCGCCCACCGTCTTGGTCTTGAGCATGATGTTGTCAAAACGGCCGGTATTCATCTTCTGCCACACTTTGACCAGGTCGCGGTCCGCGCCCTGCATCAGGCCATCGAGCATCTCCACCACGTCCAGGCGCGCTCCCAGCGTCGAGTACACCGTGCCCATCTCAAGGCCGATGATGCCGCCACCGATGATGAGCATCTTCTTGGGGATCTCACGCAACGCCAGCGCGCCGGTCGAGTCCACGATGCGGTCATCTTGCGGCAGGAACGGCAGCTTCACCGACTGGCTGCCGGCGGCGATGATGGCGTTCTTGAAGCGTATGGTCTGGCTTTTGCCATCGGAGGCTTTGACCGTCAGATGATGGAAGTCGGCGAACTCGCCCACCCCGGTGACCACGCTGACCTTGCGTGCTTTGGCCATGCCGGCCAGACCACCCGTGAGCTTGGCCACCACGCTGTCTTTGTAGCCGCGCAGCTTGTCCAGATCGATCTTGGGCTCGCCGAAGCTGATGCCGTGCGCGGCCAGGGCCCGCGCCTCGTCGATGACGGCGCTATTGTGCAACAGGGCCTTGGACGGAATGCAACCGACGTTCAGGCACACGCCCCCCAGGGTGGCGTAGCGCTCGACCAGCACGGTCGACAGGCCCAGATCGGCGGCGCGAAATGCCGCCGAATACCCGCCGGGGCCCGCGCCCAGCACGAGGACGTCGCACTCCAGATCGGCCGAGCCGCTGTAAGCGGCGGCCGCCTTGGCGGGCTTGGCGTTGGCAGGCGCGGCGGCAGCCTTGGGTGCTTCGGCCTTGGCGGCCTCAGGCTGGGCAGCGTCGGCCTTGCCCGCCTCCGCACCAGCCTCGATCTCCAGAATGACCGCGCCCTCGGCGACCTTGTCGCCCACCTTGACCTTGACCGACTTGACCACGCCGCCTTCGGATGCCGGGATCTCCATCGAGGCCTTGTCGGATTCGACGGTAATCAGGCTTTGCTCAGCTTTAATGGTGTCGCCCACGGCAACCAGCACCTCGATGACTTCGACTTCCTTGAAGTCACCGATGTCCGGGATCTTGATTGGCTTGAGATTGCTCATCTTGTCTCCGGGCGCTTACAGCGCGATACGACGGAAATCAGCCAGCAACTGGCCGAGGTAAGCGTTAAAGCGGGCCGCAGCCGCACCGTCGATGACGCGGTGGTCATACGACAGCGACAGCGGCAGCGTCAGGCGCGGCACGAACTGCTTGCCGTCCCACACCGGTTTCTGGAAGGAGCGCGACAGCCCCAGAATGGCCACTTCGGGCGCGTTGATGATGGGCGTGAAGTGCGTGCCACCAATGCCACCCAACGACGAAATCGAGAAGCAACCGCCTTGCATGTCGGCCGGCGACACCTTGCCGTCGCGCGCCTTCTTGGCCAGCTCGGAGGTCTCGCGCGCCAATTCGATAATGCCCTTCTTGTCCGCATCGCGCACCACCGGCACCACCAGCCCGTTGGGCGTATCCGCCGCGAAGCCGATGTGGAAATACTGCTTGTAGACCAGGTTGTCGCCGTCGAGCGAGGCGTTGAACTCGGGGAATTTCTTCAGGGCGGCGACCACGGCCTTGATGACAAAGGCCAGCATGGTGACCTTCACGCCCGATTTCTCGTTCTCTTTGTTCAACTGCACGCGCAGGGCTTCGAGGTCGGTGATGTCCGCTTCGTCATTGTTGGTGACGTGCGGGATCATGACCCAGTTGCGATGCAGGTTGGCGCCGGAAATCTTCTTGATCCGCGACAGCGGCTTGGCGTCGACCGGGCCGAACTTGGTGAAGTCCACCTTCGGCCAGGGCAGCAGGCCCAGCGCTACGCCATCGCCTTGGGCCGCGGGCGCTGGGGCGGCCAGCGCGGTTTTGACGAAGCCGCGCACATCGTCGAGCACGATCCTGCCCTTGGGGCCGCTGCCGGTGACGCGCGAGAGGTTCACGCCCAATTCGCGGGCAAATTTGCGCACCGACGGCGAGGCATGAGGCAACTGGCCGGGCTTGAGAGCGGCGTCTTCCAGGTCCTGCGTGGGCGAGGGACGCTGCGCTGGCGCGGCCGCCTTGGCGGGAGCTGCGGCGCTTTCGGCCTTGGCCGCCGGCGCCTCGGCCTTGGGCGCGGCGGCTTCAGCCTTGGCCGCCGGCGCAGCAGCGCCTTCAGCCACCAGAATCACATCACCCTTGTTGATACGGTCGCCCACCTTGATCTTGATGGACTTGACCACGCCACCGGCCGTGGCGGGGATCTCCATCGATGCCTTGTCGGACTCGACGGTAATGAGGCTTTGCTCGGGCTTGATGGTGTCGCCCACGGCCACCAACACTTCGATGACTTCCACATCCTTGAAGTCACCGATATCCGGCACGGCGACATCCACCGGGCCGCTGGCCGCAGCGGGCGCCTCGGCCTGGACCGCGGTGGCCTTGGCCGGGGCATCTGCCTTGGCGGGCTGCGCCGGGGCCTGCTCGGACGGGCCGGCTCGGCCTTGGGAGCTTCGGACTTGGCAGCCTCTGCCTCGGCCTCGACTTCCAGAATCACGCCGCCCTCGGCGACCTTGTCGCCGACCTTGACCTTGATCGACTTGACCACACCGCCTTGCGAGGCGGGGATTTCCATCGAGGCCTTATCGGACTCCACCGTGATCAGGCTTTGTTCGGCCTTGATCGTATCGCCCGGGGCCACCAGCACTTCGATGACTTCCACTTCCTTGAAGTCGCCGATGTCGGGAACCTTGATTTCCACGATATTGCTCATGTTTGTCTACCCTCAGGCGTATTGCGGGTTGGCTTTGTTCGGGTTGATGCCGTACTTCTTGATCGCCTCGGCGACCTTGGCAGCCGGCACCTTGCCTTCGTCGGCCAGCGCCTTGAGCGCGGCCACGACCACGAAATGACGATCGATCTCGAAGTGCTCGCGCAGCTTGCTGCGGAAGTCCGACCGGCCAAAGCCGTCCGTGCCAAGCACCTTGTATTCGCGGCCCTTGGGCATGAAGGGGCGGATCTGATCGGCGAACAGCTTCATGTAGTCGGTCGACGCGATGATGGGGCCATCGGTCGAGGCCAGTTGTTCGGTCACGTAGGCCACCTGAGCGGGCGCTTCCGGGTGCAACATGTTGAAGCGTTCGGTATCCAGGCCATTGCGGCGCAGCTCGGTGAAGCTAGTCACGCTCCAGACGTCGGATGCCACGCCCCAATCGGCGTCCAGCAGATCCTGCGCGGCCATCACTTCACGCAAAATCGTGCCAGAGCCCATCAGCTGCACGCGGGCCTTGGCCTTGGCGGCGCCCTTGGACTGCAGCTTGTACATGCCCTTGATGATGCCGTCCTCGTCGCCCGCTTTCAGGCCCGGCTGGACGTAGTTCTCGTTCATCACTGTCAGGTAGTAATACACATTCTCCTGATCTTCGACCATGCGCTTCATGCCATGCTGGACGATGACGGCCAGTTCGTGGGCAAACGTCGGGTCATAGGACACGCAGTTGGGGATGGTCGACGCCAGGATGTGGCTGTGGCCGTCCTCGTGCTGCAGGCCTTCGCCATTGAGCGTGGTGCGTCCGGCAGTCCCACCCAGCAAGAAGCCGCGGGCCTGCATGTCGCCAGCCGCCCAGGCCAGGTCGCCGATACGCTGGAAGCCGAACATCGAGTAATAGATGAAGAACGGCACCATGATGCGGTTGTTGGTGGAGTACGACGTGGCCGCCGCGATCCACGAGCTCATGGCACCCGCTTCGTTGATGCCTTCCTGCAGGAGCTGACCGTCGGCGGACTCCTTGTAGTACATGACCTGGTCCTTGTCGACCGGCACATACTTCTGGCCTTCGGGAGCATAAATGCCGATCTGGCGGAACAGGCCTTCCATACCGAAGGTGCGCGACTCATCGGCCAGGATGGGCACCACGCGCGGCCCGATCTGCTTGTCGCGCAGAATCTGATTCAAGACCCGCACAAACGCCTGGGTGGTCGAAATCTCACGCCCTTCGGCGGTGGGCTCCAGCACGGACTTGAAGGCTTCGAGCGCGGGCACCTTGAGCTGCTCGTCGGCTTTCTGGCGACGCTTGGGCAGGTAACCGCCCAGCGCCTTACGGCGCTCGTGCAGGTACTTCATCTCCGGCGAGTCTTCCGCCGGCTTGAAGTACGGCAGGTTCTCGAGCTGATCGTCGGCGATGGGGATGCCGAAGCGATCGCGGAATTCGCGGATCGAATCCAGCTCGAGCTTTTTCTGCTGGTGCGTGGGGTTCTTGGCCTGGCCCACCTGGCCCAGGCCATAGCCCTTGATGGTCTTGGCCAGAATGACCGTGGGTTGGCCGTTGTGGTTGGAGGCCGCGTCAAACGCCGCGTACACCTTATGCGGATCGTGGCCGCCGCGGTTCAAGCGCCAGATGTCTTCATCGCTCATGCGGGCAACGGCTTCGAGCAGCTTGGGATGCTTGCCGAAGAAATGCTCGCGCACGAACTTGCCGTCATTGGCCTTGTACGCCTGGTACTCGCCGTCGACGGTCTCTTCCATGATCTTGCGCAGGATGCCTTCCTTGTCATGCGCCAGCAGCGGGTCCCAATACCCGCCCCAGATCAGCTTGATCACATTCCAGCCCGAACCGCGGAAGTCGCCTTCCAGTTCCTGGATGATCTTGCCGTTGCCGCGCACCGGGCCGTCGAGGCGCTGCAGGTTGCAGTTCACGACGAAAATCAGGTTGTCGAGCTTTTCGCGGGCAGCCAGGGCGATCGCGCCCAAGGATTCGGGTTCGTCCATTTCGCCGTCGCCGCAGAAGACCCAGACCTTGCGCTTGCTGGTGTCCGCAATGCCACGGGCATGCAGGTACTTCAAGAAGCGTGCCTGATAGATAGCCATCAGCGGGCCCAGGCCCATGGACACCGTCGGGAACTGCCAGAAATCCGGCATCAACTTCGGGTGCGGGTAAGAAGACAGGCCTTTGCCGTCGACTTCCTGACGGAAGTGATTCAGTTGCTCTTCGGTCAGGCGGCCTTCGAGATAGGCGCGGCCGTACATGCCGGGCGAGGTGTGGCCCTGGAAATACACCAGGTCGCCGCCATGATCGTCGCTCTCTGCATGCCAGAAGTGGTTCTGACCGCAACCGATCATGGTCGCCAGCGAGGCAAACGAGGCAATGTGCCCGCCCAGGTCGCCGCCATCGGCCGGGTTATGCTTGTTGGCCTTGACCACCATGGCCATCGCGTTCCAGCGCACATAGGAGCGAATCCGCGACTCCAGCTCCAGATTGCCCGGATGCGCGGGCTCCAGGCCCGGCGGGATGGTGTTGACGTAGGCCGTATTGGGCGAGAACGGGATGTGGGCGCCGGAGCGGCGAGCCTCATCAATCAGGCGCTCCAGAAGGTAGTGCGCGCGTTGCGGACCTTCGCGATCGAGGACGGCAGCCAGGGCTTCCAGCCACTCCTGGGTTTCTTGGGTGTCTTCGTCGTTGGCAGCCAGAAGGCCGCCGGCCTGAGCGGGAGAGGACATCGTGTGTCTCCTGATGGGGTTTCTTGGACCACACCCCGTGTATGGGTAAGCGGGGTACAGAAGTTTATGCGCGCCGACACCCCTCGATCGAATCAGGGGCGCCAACCATCGAAGCGCGCATTCTAAGTAGCTAGGTTAGCCCGGAGCAAGAAAAATTTCATGTTGCGGTACGGCATTTCATAATGCGGAATATTGACAGTTTTCTGAATCGTCTGGGCGCGCCGCCCTTGCCTTCATCCGACACGCTCCACCCCTCGATGGCGCTCGGAATACCCGGTAAATCCAGCCCCGCCAGCCCAACGGGTGGCGGCGCCGGGCGCGCCGTGCAGGATCGTGTCGCCCGCATGTGGCGGCGCAGCCAGCCAGCTCCTCATAGACAAAAAAAATCAAAATGCCGCGCCCGGCACCGTAATATGGCGCAGTGCAGCATCGAAATATTCGCCTCGCCGGCAACCCGCCTCGTCCCGGCGGCTTGAGCGGCGCAGGTGCCCGGCCCATCCGCGCCCTATTACCCGTAAAATACGCAGCCTAACGGCCGTATGCCCATGTTCAGTCCCGCCAAGTCCAACATCCCGAATTCATTCCACGATCACGCCCGCTCACGCCGGCGCGGTCTGTATTGGGTGACGCCCGCGCTGGTGCTCGTCCTCTATATATGTGTGATGGGCATGTTTTTCTGGCTGCAACGCATCCATGACGACAGCGTCATGTTCGTGACCATCGACCAGGAGTTGCGCCAGCAGCGCCTGCTGTGGGTGGTTCTGGCCCTGTCCATCGTCATCATCATCAGTCTGCTGATGCTGTGGCGCTACACGCGTTTTCGCTCGACCGCCGAAGCCGCCCTCATCGCCGAAACCGGCTTTCGCCGCGCGATGGAGAACTCCATGTCCACCGGTATGCGCGTGCTGGACATGGAAGGCCGCATCGCCTATGTCAATCCCGCCTTTTGCCGGATGATAGGCTGGAACGAAGCCGACCTCATCGGCCGCAGCCCGCCCTTTCCCTATTGGGTGCCAGGCCGTCATGAGCAACATCAGCACACGCTCGATGTACTGGTGTCCGGCAAAACACCCTCCAGCGGCCTGGAGGTCGAAGCCCAGCGCCGCGATGGCTCTCGCTTTACCGCGCGCATGTATGTCTCGCCGCTGCTGGACCCCAACGGCACGCAGATCGGCTGGATGACATCCATGACCGACATCACCGAACCCAAGCGTATCCGGGAAGCATTGACCGCCGCGCACGAGCGCTTCATGACGGTGCTCGAAGGGTTGGACGACGCCATTTCGGTCACCGCCGATACCCATGACGGGCTGGAGCTGCTGTTTGCCAACCGCACCTACCGCCGCGTCTTTGGCGCGCAGACCGGCGGGCACGACGAATTGCTGGCCGGGCGCCGTGGCCGCTTTACGGATGAGTCCGTGGAAGTCTTTGCGCCCTCGGTGCAGCGTTGGTTCGAGGTCCATCACCGCATGTTGGCCTGGACCGATGGCCGCCGTGTGCGCATGCAGGTGGCGCGCGACATCACCGAACGCCGCACGCACGAGGAAACCTCGCGCCTGCAACAAGAAAAAATCCAGATCACCAGCCGCCTGACCACCATGGGCGAAATGGCCTCCTCGCTCGCGCACGAGCTGAACCAGCCGCTGACGGCCATCGCCAACTACAGCATGGGCGCCGTGGCCCTGGTCAAGGCCGGCCACACCAGCCCCACCATGCTATTGCCAGCACTGGAAAAAGCCGCTGCGCAGGCCGAGCGGGCGGGCAAGATCATCAGCCGCATCCGCGAGTTCGTCAAACGCAGCGAACCCCGCCGCCAGCGCGTGCCCATCGGCCGTATCGTCGACAACGCCATCGGATTTGCCGAAATCGACGCGCGCAAACGCCGCATCCGTATCGACAGTTTCGTGCCCTCGACCGCGCCGGATGTGATGGCCGATCCCATCCTGATTGAACAGGTGCTGCTGAATCTGCTGAAAAACGGCCTCGAAGCCATGGAAGGCAGCACCTCCGATGAACTCAAGGTCGCGGTGATTCCCCACGACAACCTGATGGAAGTGGCCGTGGTCGATCGCGGCCACGGCATTGCCGAGCCCGAGCGGCTCTTCGAACCGTTCTTCAGCACCAAGTCCCAGGGCCTGGGCATGGGGCTGAACATCTGCCGTACCATTATCGAATCGCATCACGGCCGTTTGTGGGCCGATCCCAATCCGGCTGGCGGAACCATCTTCCGCTTTACCTTGCCCTGTGCGGCGCCAGAAGCGCCTG comes from Bordetella holmesii ATCC 51541 and encodes:
- a CDS encoding sensory box protein; translated protein: MFSPAKSNIPNSFHDHARSRRRGLYWVTPALVLVLYICVMGMFFWLQRIHDDSVMFVTIDQELRQQRLLWVVLALSIVIIISLLMLWRYTRFRSTAEAALIAETGFRRAMENSMSTGMRVLDMEGRIAYVNPAFCRMIGWNEADLIGRSPPFPYWVPGRHEQHQHTLDVLVSGKTPSSGLEVEAQRRDGSRFTARMYVSPLLDPNGTQIGWMTSMTDITEPKRIREALTAAHERFMTVLEGLDDAISVTADTHDGLELLFANRTYRRVFGAQTGGHDELLAGRRGRFTDESVEVFAPSVQRWFEVHHRMLAWTDGRRVRMQVARDITERRTHEETSRLQQEKIQITSRLTTMGEMASSLAHELNQPLTAIANYSMGAVALVKAGHTSPTMLLPALEKAAAQAERAGKIISRIREFVKRSEPRRQRVPIGRIVDNAIGFAEIDARKRRIRIDSFVPSTAPDVMADPILIEQVLLNLLKNGLEAMEGSTSDELKVAVIPHDNLMEVAVVDRGHGIAEPERLFEPFFSTKSQGLGMGLNICRTIIESHHGRLWADPNPAGGTIFRFTLPCAAPEAPARNDQSEELHA
- a CDS encoding lysR family transcriptional regulator domain protein, which codes for MKILPLTLPTTSAEIPNSRSFYLAARASEAGRLPYEAREAILVAVESLYDKEIVPALRLPSATLWRSLRR
- the aceF gene encoding dihydrolipoyllysine-residue acetyltransferase, which encodes MDVAVPDIGDFKDVEVIEVLVAVGDTIKPEQSLITVESDKASMEIPATAGGVVKSIKIKVGDRINKGDVILVAEGAAAPAAKAEAAAPKAEAPAAKAESAAAPAKAAAPAQRPSPTQDLEDAALKPGQLPHASPSVRKFARELGVNLSRVTGSGPKGRIVLDDVRGFVKTALAAPAPAAQGDGVALGLLPWPKVDFTKFGPVDAKPLSRIKKISGANLHRNWVMIPHVTNNDEADITDLEALRVQLNKENEKSGVKVTMLAFVIKAVVAALKKFPEFNASLDGDNLVYKQYFHIGFAADTPNGLVVPVVRDADKKGIIELARETSELAKKARDGKVSPADMQGGCFSISSLGGIGGTHFTPIINAPEVAILGLSRSFQKPVWDGKQFVPRLTLPLSLSYDHRVIDGAAAARFNAYLGQLLADFRRIAL
- a CDS encoding pyruvate dehydrogenase (acetyl-transferring), homodimeric type; its protein translation is MSSPAQAGGLLAANDEDTQETQEWLEALAAVLDREGPQRAHYLLERLIDEARRSGAHIPFSPNTAYVNTIPPGLEPAHPGNLELESRIRSYVRWNAMAMVVKANKHNPADGGDLGGHIASFASLATMIGCGQNHFWHAESDDHGGDLVYFQGHTSPGMYGRAYLEGRLTEEQLNHFRQEVDGKGLSSYPHPKLMPDFWQFPTVSMGLGPLMAIYQARFLKYLHARGIADTSKRKVWVFCGDGEMDEPESLGAIALAAREKLDNLIFVVNCNLQRLDGPVRGNGKIIQELEGDFRGSGWNVIKLIWGGYWDPLLAHDKEGILRKIMEETVDGEYQAYKANDGKFVREHFFGKHPKLLEAVARMSDEDIWRLNRGGHDPHKVYAAFDAASNHNGQPTVILAKTIKGYGLGQVGQAKNPTHQQKKLELDSIREFRDRFGIPIADDQLENLPYFKPAEDSPEMKYLHERRKALGGYLPKRRQKADEQLKVPALEAFKSVLEPTAEGREISTTQAFVRVLNQILRDKQIGPRVVPILADESRTFGMEGLFRQIGIYAPEGQKYVPVDKDQVMYYKESADGQLLQEGINEAGAMSSWIAAATSYSTNNRIMVPFFIYYSMFGFQRIGDLAWAAGDMQARGFLLGGTAGRTTLNGEGLQHEDGHSHILASTIPNCVSYDPTFAHELAVIVQHGMKRMVEDQENVYYYLTVMNENYVQPGLKAGDEDGIIKGMYKLQSKGAAKAKARVQLMGSGTILREVMAAQDLLDADWGVASDVWSVTSFTELRRNGLDTERFNMLHPEAPAQVAYVTEQLASTDGPIIASTDYMKLFADQIRPFMPKGREYKVLGTDGFGRSDFRSKLREHFEIDRHFVVVAALKALADEGKVPAAKVAEAIKKYGINPNKANPQYA
- a CDS encoding binding--dependent transport system inner membrane component family protein; amino-acid sequence: MSTQSNKGGRSLILVSVLSLIGFLLVWEALCRGGAVDPIFLPAPSQVLARAMSMSDQGALFYNVLASARRVMVGFIAAIVVAIPLGILLGTSRVARSVFDPIISFLRPLPSMSWIPLSLLWFGITETQKYSIVFMGSFVPALLYVMEATRSIDPLLVRAARNLGANRWQIMREVLFPGCLPQIISGMKIILGLSWTCVISAELVASKEGLGFMIMNGKEFFQTDTVVLGMVLISFTVLVTDLCLRLLERWILFQQYALFPWRTV
- a CDS encoding dihydrolipoyl dehydrogenase → MSNLKPIKIPDIGDFKEVEVIEVLVAVGDTIKAEQSLITVESDKASMEIPASEGGVVKSVKVKVGDKVAEGAVILEIEAGAEAGKADAAQPEAAKAEAPKAAAAPANAKPAKAAAAYSGSADLECDVLVLGAGPGGYSAAFRAADLGLSTVLVERYATLGGVCLNVGCIPSKALLHNSAVIDEARALAAHGISFGEPKIDLDKLRGYKDSVVAKLTGGLAGMAKARKVSVVTGVGEFADFHHLTVKASDGKSQTIRFKNAIIAAGSQSVKLPFLPQDDRIVDSTGALALREIPKKMLIIGGGIIGLEMGTVYSTLGARLDVVEMLDGLMQGADRDLVKVWQKMNTGRFDNIMLKTKTVGAEARADGIYVSFEGEGAPKEPQRYDLVLQAVGRSPNGKKIAADKAGIAVTDRGFIEVDRQMRTNVPHIFAIGDIVGQPMLAHKAVHEGHVAAEICAGQKSFFDARVIPSVAYTDPEVAWVGLTEDDAKKQGIKVEKGVFPWAASGRAIANGRDEGFTKLLFDAETHRILGGGIVGTHAGDLISEIALAVEMGADVVDIAKTIHPHPTLGESVGMAAEVAEGVCTDLPPQRKK
- a CDS encoding ABC transporter, substrate-binding, aliphatic sulfonates family protein; translation: MLKRATALAAASTMGFPMIARAAKTRLTYGGSGWLGHYSAYIALKTGLFDKQGLDIVWQSFATSSDRMGAVMAGNIDLAGTGVVSSLALMAAGARQFQVIATPNNFGRAEGVLVREDVNDVAGLKGKKIGVTYASSAHVLLLDVLQQAGLNPDKDVTIINLPATNLLAAFQGKQIEAAVVAWTPAFDRIKAIPGTRVLLDDTAFSLYKQYGITPGPDVLLTRASIGKENPEAVHKFLTAVFQANTMMTESPAEAAKVLLELTGLSQQEQEAVITQTTWYTEKEQHALMVDPGNFVNGMQQLAGMLVSLKQIDKAPTVKDWVQTKYL